The genomic interval GCGGCGCTCGCCGCCTCGGCGGCGGGCGGCGGCGACCCGGTGGCGCTGGCGACGGCCTGGCAGAAGTCGGGGACGGACCGCCGACTCCCGCCGGTGGAAAGGGACATGGAGACCTGGGAGCGCGTCACCTCGGTCCTGGAGCGGGCCTCCGGGCCCCTGCTCACCGGCCCCTGACGCCCCCTGGGGCCACCATGTCCTCGATGAGGCCGACGGCGCGCGGGGTGCCGCCCTCGCTCCGGGCGGCGGCACGCAACCGCGCGGACCGCTGTACCCACCAGGTGGTTCTCCTGCGGACCGCCCCTGATCCGCAGCTGCCCGCCCAAGCCGCGACCACGACGGCCCGGGCCGCCGCCGCCGGCGGCGCGTTCGACCGTCCCGCGCTGGAGGGGGTGGCCTCAAGCGACCCGGTTGGGAATACGAACTGATTTTCCATAAGATCCATCGATGATCATGAGAAAACGGCTGACGACCGGGGTGGGCATAGCGCTCGCCACCCTGGCCGCCGGGCTCGGCACCGCGATCCCCGCCGCCGCCGACGAAGCTCCCGCCGCCCCCTCCCCCCAGGTCGAGCTGGTGCTCGACGTCAGCGGCTCGATGCGGACCCGCGACATCGACGGCCAGTCCCGGATGGCCGCCGCCAAGCAGGCGTTCAACGACGTGCTGGACGCGGCGCCCGAGGAGGTGCACCTCGGCATCCGGACGCTCGGCGCCGACTATCCGGGCGAGGACCGCAAGGTCGGCTGCAAGGACACCAAGCAGCTGTACCCGGTCGGCCCGCTGGACCGCACCGAGGCCAAGGCCGCGGTCGCCACCCTCGCTCCGACCGGCTTCACCCCGATCGGCCCGGCCCTGCTCGGCGCGGCCGACGACCTGGAGGGCGGGGACGGTTCGCGCCGGATCGTGCTCATCACGGACGGCGAGGACACCTGCGGGCCGCTCGACCCGTGCGAGGTGGCCCGGGAGATCGCCGCCCGCGGCACCCACCTGGTCGTGGACACGCTGGGCCTGGTCCCCAACGCGAAGATCCGCCAGCAGCTGACCTGCATCGCGGAGGCCACCGGCGGCACGTACACCGCCGTCCAGCACAAGGACGAACTCTCCGGCCGCGTCAAGCAGTTGGTGGACCGGGCCGCCGAGCCGGTCATCACGCCGGTGGCGACCGAGGGAGCCGGGAGCTGTTCCGCCGCGCCCGAGCTGAAGCCGGGTCTCTACACCGACCGCGCGGAGATCGCCCAGCACCGCTGGTACCGCGTCGACGTGCTGCCCGGTCAGGAGCTGCGCGCCTCGGCGAGCGTGGCGGCCGACCGCGCCGTGGACGACGACTACGGCGTACTGCTGCGCGCGGTGACCGTGCACGGCCGGGAGATCGTCCGGGGCTCCGAGGCCGGGACCGGCCGCACCGACGTGATCTCGTCCGGGCTGCGCTATCCGAAGCCCGAGGTGGAGGACGGCGACGACGGCGACAGCAAGCCCGCCGCCGAGACCGTCTGCCTCCAGCTCGCCCACTCCTTCTCCGCGCCCGCCTCGGTGAAGCGGTCCCCCGGCCTGCCGGTGGAGCTGACCGTGGACCTGGTGGACGGCCCGGACAACGCCTCCGACGTGGCGGCTTTCGGGCTCGGCCGCGGCTGGTGGCTGCTCGGCGTGCTCGTCCTGACCGGACTGGTCGCGGGCCTGCTGACCGGCTGGATCTCGCGCTGGCGCGTCGCCGTATGGAGGACCAACTGATGCGCACGAACCTTCGCCGTACCCACGGCGCCCGACGCGCGCTGACCGGAGCGCTCCTCGCCGGTCTGACCCTGCTCACCTCGGCGGGCGCGGCCGCGGCCGACGACCCTTCGGCGAGCGCGAGCCCCATCGACGACGGGTCGGGCCCCACCGAAGCCGGGACCACGTTCCGTACGGCCACCGCACTGGACCAGGGGCAGACGGGCACCGCCCGTGCCTCGGCGGGCGACTACCTGTACTGGGTGTTCCCGGCCGACGCCGGTCAGCGGCCCACCGTCGAGGCCACCGTGAAGCTGCCCTCGAGCGCTCGGAGCTCCACGTCCACCTGGCAGATCGACGTGTACGACGGGCTGCGCCGCCGCCAGGCCTGCATGTACGGGCACCAGACCAGGAAGGCGGCGGCCGACGCGGCCTCCGTCGAGCTGTCCTGCGTGCTGCGGACCGTGCGGTCCTGGTCCGAGCCCTGGGCGAGCGATCCGCTGCCCGGCAGCTACTACATCCGCCTCACGGCGGTGGACCTGCCCGCCGCCGACCTCGGGCTGCCGGTGGGCGTCGAGGTGAAGGCGGTCCCGAAGGAGCAGGGCGGGGCCCACGACGTGGACGGCACGCTCTCGGAGCCGCTGGTGCCGGGCGTATCGGTCGCCTCGGCGGACGACGCGGGAGCCTCGGCCGCGCCTCGGGTGCCGTCCGCCGGTGAGCCGGAGGACGGCTGGGCGTCGGGCTGGTGGACCGACCGCTGGCTGTGGACCGTGGGCGGCGGCGCGCTCGCCGCGCTGGCGGCCGTGTTCGGCTACTCGCTGACGCGGGGCCGGGGCCGGCCGGCCCACGTGCCGCCCGGCGTCTGAGGGGCCCACCGCCCGCTCACCGAGTGGCGGCCGCACCGGGCCTCGAAGATCCTGGCCCCCGACAGGGACGGGATCTTCGAGGTCGGGGAGGCAGGGCCGGTGTGGCAGTTCTTCGCGGACAACCCGTGGGTGGCGGTGTTCGCCGTGATCACGCTCGGCGCGCTGCTCGGCATGGTGCGCTTCGGCCCGGTCCGGCTCGGCGCGGCCGGCGTCCTGTTCGTCGGCCTCCTCGTCGGGGCGCTCGACAAGGACATCGCCGCCGCCGTGCCGGCCGGGGTCTCGGCACTGGGCCTGGCACTGTACGTGTACACGGTCGGCCTGGAGTCGGGTCCCGCGTTCTTCCGTGAACTGCGCGGCCAGCTCCCGGTGATGGCCGGAGCGGTGGCGGCCCTGGCCCTCACCGCGGCGGTGGTCGGCTTCGTCGGACACCGCTGGTTCGGCATCGACGGACCGTTCCTCGCGGGCGGATACGCGGGCATCGGAACCACCACCCCGGGTCTCGCAGCCGCCCAGGACGCCTCGGAGGATCCGACGCAGCCCGCCGTGGGGTACGCCATCGGCTACCCGCTCGCCGTCGTCATCACGATCATGTGCGTCTCGGCGATCGCGGCCCGCCGCCACTGGACCGCCCGCCGGGACCCCGACCCGGGCCTGCCGGCCACCCTCGTCACCCGTACGGTCCAGGTGGCCCGGAGCACGCGCTGGGCGGACGTGCCCGGCGTCGCCGCGCACCGGGTGTTGGCCAGCGAGTACCGTCCCGCCGACGGCGCGACCCGGGTCGCCCGGGAGCTGGGCCGCCTCTCCCCCGGCGACCAGGTCGTGCTGGTCGGCGGCGAGGACGACGTACGGGCGGCGACGGACGCGCTCGGGTCCCTCGCTCCGCGCCATCTGCTGGACGACCGCAGTGCGGTGGACTACCGGCGGGTCCTGCTCACCAACCCGGACCTGGCCGGGCACACCGTCGGGGAGATCGGGCTCGGCGAGAAGTACGGGGCCCTCGTCAGCCGGGTGCGGCGCGGCGACTTCGACATGCTCGCCCACGACGGCCTGCTGCTCCAGCTCGACGACCGGGTACGGGTGGTCATGCCGCGCGAGCGGACGGGCGAGGTCACCGCGTACCTCGGGGACACCGAGGCGAAGGTCAGCGAGGTCAGCGCGGTCAGCCTGGGCCTCGGTCTCACCCTGGGCTTCCTCGTCGGCATCCCCTCCCTCACGCTGGGCTCCACCACGCTCGCCCTGGGCACCGGGGCGGGACCGCTGGTGATGGGGATGGTCCTCGGCCGGCTCCGGCGCACCGGCCCGCTGGTGTGGACCCTGCCGACCCGCGCCAACCTCACCCTGCGCCAGATCGGGCTGCTGCTCTTCCTCGCCGTCGTCGGGCTCACCTCGGGCTACTCGTTCCGGGAGAACGCCTTCTCCCTCTTCGGGCTGAAGCTGGCGGCCGTGCTGGCGATCGGCGCGGTCGTCAGCTACGCCCTGATGGTGCTGGTCGCGAAGGCGCTGGGGCAGAGCCGGGAGCGGACGATGGGGCTGCTGTCGGGCTACGTCGGCAACCCGGCGATCGTGGCGTACGCCAACAGCCGGGCGAGCGACAGCCGGATCAACAACGGCTACTCGACGCTGTTCGCGCTCGCCATCCTGGTCAAGATCGTCTGCATCCAGCTGATCGTGGGTCTCTGAACCGCGCCGCCCGAGCCGGACCTACGCTGAGCCCTTCACGGTCCTGGCGGAGGGAGGCGGAATGGGCGGGACGACGACGTACGTACGGTTCCAGAGCACCGAACGGAGCCCCCGGGGCCACTTCCCCGGCATCTTCGCGCTGGCCAACGGCCTGGCTCGGGAGGGTCGTCTGACCGAGGAGCAGCACCGTTTCTGGCGGGCGGCGAACGACTGGTACGACGCCGCCTACACCGACCCCTCGCGGATCGACCCGACGGTCTACGACCCCGGGGTGAACCCGGGGGCGGTGGCCTGGTTCAAGGGGTCGGCGACCCACCTGCTGGAGCGGGTCCCCGGCTATCTCGCGCTGCTGGCCGCGCACGGGGTGCCGTGCGAGCGGCTGAATTCCGCGGATCCCGGCAGGGTCGTGTACGAGGACGAGCACCAGGTCGTCGTGGTGCCCCGCTCCGGCAGCGCGCACCCGACGACTGCCCCCAACTCGCGCGCACCGTACGGCACCTGACGGTTTCCGGCCACGCCTGCCGTCGCCCTGGTGGAGCGCTGCCCCCATCCTGTTCGATGGGGCTCGATCAGTCGCGCGCCGGCAGTGGCGTGCCCCAGGGAGCGGAGTTCCTCGATGTCCACGCAGACCGGCCCGGCACGCGACACCCAGCCTCGCGGCCATGCGTTCGTGCCGGGGCCCAAGGGGCTGCCGCTCGTGGGGAATCTGCCGCAGTTCGGCAAGAACCCTCTCGCCTTCTTCGAACTCCTCCGCGAGCACGGGGACCTGGTGCGCTGGCGGTTCGGACGCAACCGCTGCGTCTTCCTCGCCGACCCGTCCCTGGTGGGCGAGTTGCTCACCGAAACCGAGCGCACCTTCGACCAGCCGAAGCTCGGTATCGCGTTCCGTACGGTGCTGGGCAACGGGATGCTCGTGGCGCGGGGCCGGGACTGGCGGCGCAAGCGCTCGCTGGTGCAGCCCTCCGTACGGCCCAAGCAGGTCACGTCGTACGCGGCCACGATGGCGGACTGTGCGGTGGAGCTCGCGGACCGGTGGGCCGACGGCCAACGGGTCGACGTCAAGCGGGAGATGTCCGCGCTGACCCAGAAGATCGCGGTACGCACGATCTTCGGGGTGGACACCCCCGCGGACTCCGAGGCGATGGGCCGGGCGATGGACGTCGCCCAGATGGAGATCGGCAAGGAGTTCGCCGGGCTCGGCGCACTGCTGCCGGACTGGGTGCCGACGCCGGGCCGGGCGCGGATCAGGAAGGCCGCCGCCGTCATCGACGCCGAGGTGCGCCGGGTCGTCGCCCGGCACCGGGACGGCGAGAAGGAACGCCCCGATCTGCTCAGCCGGTTGCTCACCGCCGTCGACGACAGCGGGACGCGCCTCAGCGACGAGGAGATCCGGGACGAGGCGGTCACGCTGTACATCGGCGGCCATGAGACGACGAGTACGACGCTGGTGTGGGCGTGGTACCTGCTCGCCCGCAACCCCCGCGTCCGCGACGCGCTCGCCGAGGAGCTGGACCGGATGCTCGGCGACCGGGAGCCCGGCTTCGAGGACTACGCACAACTGCGCTACGCCCAGGCCGTGGTGAAGGAGACCCTGCGGCTGTTCCCGGCGGTCTGGCTGATCACCGGGATCGCGAAGGAGGGGGCGACGATCGGCGGCCTGCCCGTGGAGGAGGGCACCCGGGTGTGGAGCAGCCAGTGGGCCACGCATCGCGACGCGCGGTGGTTCCCCGAGCCGGAGGAGTTCCGGCCCGAGCGCTGGGACGCCGAGGACGGCGACGAGATCCCGGAGTACGCGTGGTTCCCGTTCGGCGGCGGGCCCCGGGTCTGCATCGGCACGCGCTTCGCGATGGTGGAGTCCGTGCTCCTCCTCGCCGTGCTGGCCCGCCGTTTCACCCTGGACGTGGACCCGGGGGAGATCACGCCGCTGACGGGGCTGACGCTCCAGCCGGACCGGGACGTGCTGGCGACGGTCCGGGCGCGGTAGGCCTCTCGCTCCGGATGCGGATCGTGCCCGGCTCCCCTCCAGGAGCCGGGCGGCGCCACCTCAGTCCTGCGGAAGCCACTTCTTCCAGACGTCGGGGTGGCGCTCGATCCAGCGCTTCGCCGCCTCCTGGGGGTCGAGCTTCTGCGAGGCGATCATCTCGGAGACCTCGTTCTGGTCCTTCTCCGACCAGTGGAACTTCTTCAGGAACGCGGACGCCTCGCCGCCGCGCTCGGCGAAGTCGGCGTTGAGGAACTTCTGCAGCGGTGTCGTCGGGTACGCGCAGTCGATGTCCGCCGGGTCCTTGGCGGCGCACGCGTCGGTGTACTCGGGGAGCTTCACCTCGACCATCGGCACCTCGTTGAACAGCCACTGCGGCTGGTACCAGTAGCTGAGGAAGGGCTTCTTCTCCTTGGCGAACTGCTGGATCTGGGTGATCTGGGCCGCCTCGGAGCCGGCGAAGACCACCTTGTAGTCCAGGTCCAGGTTCTTCACCAGGGCCACGTCGTTGGTGACGTAGGAGGGCGAGCCGTCCATCAGCTGGCCCTTGCCGCCGCTCTCGGCGGTCTTCAGTTCGTCCGCGTACGTGTTCAGGTTCTTCCAGTCGGTGACGTCGGGGTGCTTGTCCGCCCAGTACTTCGGCACGTACCAGCCGATGTGGCCGGTGACCCCGAGGTCACCGCCCCGGACGATGGTCTTCTTCTCGTCGACGTACAGCTTCTCCTGGTCCGGGTGGCCCCAGTCCTCCAGGATCGCGTCGACCCGGCCCTGGCTGAGGGCGTCCCAGGCGGGGACCTCGTCGGTCTGGACGAGGTCGACGCGGTAGCCGAGCTTCTCCTTGAGGAGCTGCTCCGCCACGGCGACGTTCGCCTGGGCGCCGACCCAGGACTGAACCGAGAGGGTGACGGTCTTGACGCCGGCGGGGGCCGCGAAGGGGGATGCCTGCTTGGTCATGTCGGCGGCGCCGCAGCCGGCCGTGGCCAGCAGGGCCCCCGCCGAGGCGAGCGCCACGAGCAGGCGGGTGCGGGAGCGGTTCATCTCAGCTCTCCTGTCGCTGGCGGCGGGTGGTGGGCTGGGTGACCCGGTCGAGCATCAGGCCGAGGCAGACGATCGCCGCTCCGGCGACGAGGCCGGTGGCCAGGTCGCCCTGGGCGAGGCCGAGGACCACCTCGTAACCGAGCGCGCCCGATCCGACGAGTCCGCCGATGATGACGACGGCGAGGACCAGGACGACCGCCTGGTTGACGGCGAGCAGCAGGGAGGGCCTGGCCAGCGGGATCTGGACCTGGCGCAGTTGCTGGCCGGGGGTCGCGCCGAGCGAGCGGGCGCACTCCATGGCCGCCGGGTCGACGCCCCGCAGGCCCTGGGTGGTGATGCGGATGACGGCGGGCAGCGCGTAGATCACCGCGGCAGCGGCGGCGGGGGCACGGCCCACGCCGAAGAGGGCGACGACGGGGATCAGGTAGACGAACTGCGGCATCGTCTGGAAGACGTCCAGGACCGGTCGCAGCAGCTTTTCCAGGCGTTCGCTGCGGGCGGCTCCGACGGCGACGCCGAAGCCGATGACCAGGGTGACGGCGACGGCGGCGAGCACCTGGCTGAGGGTGTCCATCGAGGGTTCCCACACGCCGAGTACGCCGATCGCGGCCATGGCGAGGACGGCGGTGGCGGCGGTGCGCCAGGTGCCGATGGTCCAGGCGAGGGCGGCGACGATCAACAGCACCGACCACCAGGGCAGGCCGGTGAGCCCGCTGCGCAGCGGGTTGAGGACGCCGCTGGTGAAGTGGGCGGCGAGGTCGGCGGTGCCGCCGACGACGGGCACCCCGGTGTAGAGGTGGTCGACCATCCAGTCCTTGGCGGTGTTGACCGGTCCGGCGATGGCCACGGTCACGTCCTCGGGCCAGACCCGGCCGTCGGTGGCCCGTCCGGCGACGGCGACGGCCGCGGTGACCGCGGCGGCCAGGGACCAGCCGCGCCAACCGCGCAGCAGGGCGAGGCCGGTGGGCTCGGCGCCGATGCGGCGGCCGGCCGCCTCCGTCGTACGGTCCAGGACGACGGCCAGCAGCACGATCGGGATGCCCGCGGCGAGCGCGGCGCCGACGTCCACGGACGACAGCGCCTGGTAGACGCGGTCGCCGAGGCCGCCCGCGCCGATCACGGAGGCGATGACGGCCATGGAGAGCGCCATCATGATGGTCTGATTGAGGCCGAGGAGGAGTTCCTTGCGGGCCAGCGGGAGCCGGGCGCTCAGCAGCCGCTGCCGTCCGGTCGCGCCGAGCGAGGCGACGGCCTCCATCACGCCGGCGTCCGCCCCGCGCAGGCCGAGCGCGGTGAGCCGGGCCATCGGCGGAGCCGCGTAGACGACGGTGGCGAGGACGGCTCCGGGCACGCCGATGCCGAAGACCAGCACCACGGGGAGCAGATACGCGAAGGCGGGCAGCACCTGCATGGTGTCGAGCACCGGGCGCAGGACGCGGAACGTGCGGTCGGACAGTCCGGCCGCCAGGCCGAGGAGCAGTCCGAGCACGACGGAGGCGAGGACGGCGACGGCCATCAGCGCGAGCGTCTGCATGGTCGGCACCCACATGCCGAGCAGCCCGCAGACCAGGAACGAGACGGCCGCGGTGAGAGCGAGCCGGATCCCCGCGACGCGCCAGGCCACGGCGGCGGCGAGCACGGTGACGCCG from Streptomyces sp. CA-278952 carries:
- a CDS encoding VWA domain-containing protein, which encodes MIMRKRLTTGVGIALATLAAGLGTAIPAAADEAPAAPSPQVELVLDVSGSMRTRDIDGQSRMAAAKQAFNDVLDAAPEEVHLGIRTLGADYPGEDRKVGCKDTKQLYPVGPLDRTEAKAAVATLAPTGFTPIGPALLGAADDLEGGDGSRRIVLITDGEDTCGPLDPCEVAREIAARGTHLVVDTLGLVPNAKIRQQLTCIAEATGGTYTAVQHKDELSGRVKQLVDRAAEPVITPVATEGAGSCSAAPELKPGLYTDRAEIAQHRWYRVDVLPGQELRASASVAADRAVDDDYGVLLRAVTVHGREIVRGSEAGTGRTDVISSGLRYPKPEVEDGDDGDSKPAAETVCLQLAHSFSAPASVKRSPGLPVELTVDLVDGPDNASDVAAFGLGRGWWLLGVLVLTGLVAGLLTGWISRWRVAVWRTN
- a CDS encoding aspartate:alanine exchanger family transporter gives rise to the protein MWQFFADNPWVAVFAVITLGALLGMVRFGPVRLGAAGVLFVGLLVGALDKDIAAAVPAGVSALGLALYVYTVGLESGPAFFRELRGQLPVMAGAVAALALTAAVVGFVGHRWFGIDGPFLAGGYAGIGTTTPGLAAAQDASEDPTQPAVGYAIGYPLAVVITIMCVSAIAARRHWTARRDPDPGLPATLVTRTVQVARSTRWADVPGVAAHRVLASEYRPADGATRVARELGRLSPGDQVVLVGGEDDVRAATDALGSLAPRHLLDDRSAVDYRRVLLTNPDLAGHTVGEIGLGEKYGALVSRVRRGDFDMLAHDGLLLQLDDRVRVVMPRERTGEVTAYLGDTEAKVSEVSAVSLGLGLTLGFLVGIPSLTLGSTTLALGTGAGPLVMGMVLGRLRRTGPLVWTLPTRANLTLRQIGLLLFLAVVGLTSGYSFRENAFSLFGLKLAAVLAIGAVVSYALMVLVAKALGQSRERTMGLLSGYVGNPAIVAYANSRASDSRINNGYSTLFALAILVKIVCIQLIVGL
- a CDS encoding cytochrome P450, whose translation is MSTQTGPARDTQPRGHAFVPGPKGLPLVGNLPQFGKNPLAFFELLREHGDLVRWRFGRNRCVFLADPSLVGELLTETERTFDQPKLGIAFRTVLGNGMLVARGRDWRRKRSLVQPSVRPKQVTSYAATMADCAVELADRWADGQRVDVKREMSALTQKIAVRTIFGVDTPADSEAMGRAMDVAQMEIGKEFAGLGALLPDWVPTPGRARIRKAAAVIDAEVRRVVARHRDGEKERPDLLSRLLTAVDDSGTRLSDEEIRDEAVTLYIGGHETTSTTLVWAWYLLARNPRVRDALAEELDRMLGDREPGFEDYAQLRYAQAVVKETLRLFPAVWLITGIAKEGATIGGLPVEEGTRVWSSQWATHRDARWFPEPEEFRPERWDAEDGDEIPEYAWFPFGGGPRVCIGTRFAMVESVLLLAVLARRFTLDVDPGEITPLTGLTLQPDRDVLATVRAR
- a CDS encoding ABC transporter substrate-binding protein, which codes for MNRSRTRLLVALASAGALLATAGCGAADMTKQASPFAAPAGVKTVTLSVQSWVGAQANVAVAEQLLKEKLGYRVDLVQTDEVPAWDALSQGRVDAILEDWGHPDQEKLYVDEKKTIVRGGDLGVTGHIGWYVPKYWADKHPDVTDWKNLNTYADELKTAESGGKGQLMDGSPSYVTNDVALVKNLDLDYKVVFAGSEAAQITQIQQFAKEKKPFLSYWYQPQWLFNEVPMVEVKLPEYTDACAAKDPADIDCAYPTTPLQKFLNADFAERGGEASAFLKKFHWSEKDQNEVSEMIASQKLDPQEAAKRWIERHPDVWKKWLPQD
- a CDS encoding ABC transporter permease: MATARATPARPAQAGARRGPLAVLRDRPAAAKLLLLALVAVVVVPLVHGRWGGGVWPDALTADLSAPLGDVTDWIVSNRDSHPLFLYFFGHISNAVVLSVRGVYLVLLALGWAGVTVLAAAVAWRVAGIRLALTAAVSFLVCGLLGMWVPTMQTLALMAVAVLASVVLGLLLGLAAGLSDRTFRVLRPVLDTMQVLPAFAYLLPVVLVFGIGVPGAVLATVVYAAPPMARLTALGLRGADAGVMEAVASLGATGRQRLLSARLPLARKELLLGLNQTIMMALSMAVIASVIGAGGLGDRVYQALSSVDVGAALAAGIPIVLLAVVLDRTTEAAGRRIGAEPTGLALLRGWRGWSLAAAVTAAVAVAGRATDGRVWPEDVTVAIAGPVNTAKDWMVDHLYTGVPVVGGTADLAAHFTSGVLNPLRSGLTGLPWWSVLLIVAALAWTIGTWRTAATAVLAMAAIGVLGVWEPSMDTLSQVLAAVAVTLVIGFGVAVGAARSERLEKLLRPVLDVFQTMPQFVYLIPVVALFGVGRAPAAAAAVIYALPAVIRITTQGLRGVDPAAMECARSLGATPGQQLRQVQIPLARPSLLLAVNQAVVLVLAVVIIGGLVGSGALGYEVVLGLAQGDLATGLVAGAAIVCLGLMLDRVTQPTTRRQRQES